From a region of the Mytilus trossulus isolate FHL-02 unplaced genomic scaffold, PNRI_Mtr1.1.1.hap1 h1tg000824l__unscaffolded, whole genome shotgun sequence genome:
- the LOC134703072 gene encoding LOW QUALITY PROTEIN: cytochrome c oxidase subunit 3-like (The sequence of the model RefSeq protein was modified relative to this genomic sequence to represent the inferred CDS: substituted 9 bases at 9 genomic stop codons) translates to MNRNPYSRYYVPGPSPWPFFVAISANGIAVGLILXLHRTPRFLLIGMRLGCILLRTFRXWRDLIREGDIGFHTRFVIKRFRDGVALFILSEVMFFFSFFWTFFHNALRPSCELGMRXPPPGIRTPNPSSTRLFETGLLIRRGLFVTQAHKRMRLKDYDVGPFIGLVVTILCGTVFFLVQLREYYXNSYTIADRVYGRVFYLLTGFHGMHVVVGTLXLMVRLVRLWRGEFSSQRHFGFEACIWYXHFVDVVWVALXCLVYVWFGGWLYMWWFKIXDGDVYTFKYPDAKPSWYAYIQEEHAPSXYKIPDHLKG, encoded by the coding sequence ATGAATCGTAATCCTTATTCTCGTTACTATGTACCAGGTCCAAGTCCGTGGCCCTTTTTTGTGGCTATCTCGGCAAACGGAATAGCGGTAGGGTTAATTTTGTGACTGCATCGAACTCCCAGATTTCTATTAATAGGAATGAGGTTGGGGTGTATACTATTGAGAACTTTTAGATGATGGCGAGACTTAATTCGTGAGGGAGATATTGGGTTTCATACTCGCTTCGTAATCAAGAGATTTCGTGATGGAGTTGCCCTTTTTATTCTGTCTGAAGTAatgttcttcttttcttttttttggactTTCTTCCATAATGCCTTAAGACCCTCGTGTGAACTAGGGATGCGATGACCCCCTCCAGGGATCCGCACGCCAAACCCGTCGTCGACAAGGCTGTTCGAGACAGGTCTTTTAATTAGGAGGGGGTTATTCGTAACTCAAGCCCATAAGAGAATGCGTTTGAAGGATTATGATGTTGGGCCATTTATTGGCCTAGTGGTAACAATTTTATGTGGGACTGTGTTCTTCCTAGTGCAACTTCGAGAATACTACTGAAACTCATACACTATTGCAGATAGGGTGTATGGAAGAGTGTTTTATTTACTAACTGGGTTTCATGGAATGCACGTAGTTGTGGGGACTCTTTGACTAATGGTGAGGTTAGTCCGACTATGGCGTGGGGAGTTTTCCAGTCAACGGCACTTTGGTTTTGAGGCTTGCATTTGGTACTGACACTTcgtagatgtggtatgggtaGCATTATGATGTTTAGTATATGTGTGGTTTGGAGGATGGTTATACATGTGGTGGTTCAAAATATGAGACGGGGACGTCTATACGTTTAAGTACCCAGACGCAAAGCCTTCGTGGTATGCGTACATTCAAGAAGAGCATGCTCCGTCCTGATATAAGATTCCTGACcatttaaaaggttaa
- the LOC134703071 gene encoding LOW QUALITY PROTEIN: NADH-ubiquinone oxidoreductase chain 2-like (The sequence of the model RefSeq protein was modified relative to this genomic sequence to represent the inferred CDS: substituted 3 bases at 3 genomic stop codons) produces the protein MVSFVVRPIKLVRLGVILIGTILRVRREEIVGVXLGLELNLYGFLVIINPDGHYSPEPCVKYFVVQRTGSILILVGFVTLIEQHVVRGLVIRGAGTVLKSGVFPLHSWVPSIIKNSRWLARGLILTWQKVAPLVFLSIIIPSKGLXVVIVLIAGIGAVGGLNQNSVRVISAYSSFVHTSXMLLGLTWSRVVFVGYFAVYSLSVGLFFYGCSIINKTRMGGQISRAARGIGLLILMGMPPFLGFLAKVLVFLMRGRAVIVACIIGSVIRLKFYIDFFYRIVIKRLVDKNKAEFKIMWRIVIGANLAGGALILVRFI, from the coding sequence ATGGTAAGCTTTGTGGTAAGACCTATAAAATTAGTGAGATTAGGGGTAATATTGATCGGGACAATTCTTAGGGTTAGAAGAGAAGAGATAGTAGGGGTGTGACTCGGTTTAGAGCTAAATCTGTATGGATTTCTTGTAATTATAAACCCTGATGGTCACTATAGTCCTGAGCcctgtgtaaaatattttgtggtaCAAAGAACGGGGTCAATTCTGATACTAGTGGGTTTTGTAACCTTGATAGAGCAGCACGTAGTGAGAGGGCTGGTGATAAGGGGGGCGGGTACAGTGTTAAAATCTGGCGTTTTCCCGCTACATTCGTGGGTCCCTTCAATTATTAAGAACAGCAGATGGTTAGCAAGAGGGTTAATATTAACTTGGCAAAAAGTCGCCCCCCTtgtctttttatcaataattatacCCTCTAAGGGGTTGTGAGTAGTAATTGTATTGATAGCTGGAATTGGGGCAGTAGGGGGCCTTAACCAGAATTCAGTACGAGTAATAAGCGCGTACTCGTCGTTTGTGCATACATCATGAATGCTGTTAGGGCTCACATGGTCAAGAGTAGTCTTTGTAGGGTATTTTGCAGTTTACTCGCTGTCGGTAGGGCTGTTTTTTTATGGGTgctcaataataaacaaaacaagaatgggCGGTCAGATTAGTAGAGCCGCGAGGGGTATAGGGTTACTGATACTGATGGGGATGCCTCCTTTCCTTGGCTTTCTAGCGAAAGTATTGGTGTTTCTAATGAGAGGAAGGGCTGTAATCGTGGCTTGTATTATAGGTTCAGTAATCAGGCTAAAATTCtacattgactttttttataggATAGTAATAAAAAGGTTAGTAGACAAAAACAAAGCAGAATTCAAGATTATGTGGAGGATAGTGATCGGGGCTAACCTAGCAGGGGGGGCATTGATCTTGGTGAGATTTATTTAG